Proteins from one Mycobacterium sp. HUMS_12744610 genomic window:
- a CDS encoding FAD/NAD(P)-binding protein, whose protein sequence is MTERPMAPNPYRVRSRVVESPDSATLCLEPLGEPLRTPLPGEFMMLYAFGVGEAAISISGDPGVTDGSITHTIRAVGAVSRALHDSQPGAIVGVRGPFGTTWGLDEAAGRDLVMVAGGVGLCPLRPAVLGALAQRSRYGKLTLIVGARSRADFVFAAQLEQWAQDPQIELHVTVDVPVQGWRGEVGLVTEPLRRLTLDAGRTTAFLCGPEPMLRFGAQALLDKGIAAQNIRVSLERNMQCGVGWCGHCQLGPLLLCRDGPVVGYDVAGPLLTVKEL, encoded by the coding sequence ATGACTGAACGGCCGATGGCGCCCAACCCCTACCGGGTGCGCAGCCGCGTCGTGGAGAGCCCCGACTCGGCGACGCTGTGCCTGGAACCGCTCGGCGAACCGCTGCGGACGCCGCTGCCCGGGGAGTTCATGATGCTCTACGCGTTCGGGGTGGGGGAGGCGGCGATCTCGATCAGCGGCGACCCAGGAGTCACCGACGGCTCGATCACGCACACGATCCGCGCGGTCGGCGCGGTCAGCCGCGCGCTGCACGACTCCCAACCGGGCGCGATCGTCGGTGTGCGCGGCCCGTTCGGCACCACCTGGGGACTCGACGAGGCCGCCGGCCGCGACCTGGTCATGGTCGCCGGCGGTGTCGGCCTGTGCCCACTGCGCCCCGCGGTGCTGGGCGCGCTGGCCCAGCGGTCGCGCTACGGCAAGCTCACCCTCATCGTCGGTGCCCGCTCGCGCGCCGACTTCGTGTTCGCCGCCCAGCTCGAGCAGTGGGCGCAGGACCCGCAGATCGAACTGCACGTCACCGTGGACGTCCCGGTGCAGGGCTGGCGCGGAGAGGTCGGGCTGGTCACCGAGCCGCTGCGCCGGCTGACGCTGGACGCCGGACGCACCACCGCGTTCCTGTGCGGGCCCGAGCCCATGCTGCGCTTCGGCGCCCAGGCGCTGCTGGACAAAGGCATTGCCGCCCAAAACATTCGGGTCTCCCTGGAGCGCAACATGCAGTGCGGCGTCGGCTGGTGCGGCCACTGCCAGCTCGGCCCGCTGCTGCTGTGCCGCGACGGACCCGTCGTCGGCTACGACGTCGCGGGCCCGTTGCTGACCGTGAAGGAGCTGTAG
- a CDS encoding 4Fe-4S dicluster domain-containing protein — protein MSGYGEGPGAAVFDAAALHRLVEVLIGRGYRVIGPTLRDNAIVLAELESAADLPRGWGVDVAPGHYRLRRRDDDAAFGHSAGPQSWKQFLHPPRQRLWAGTRDSSAAADGEEAPRYAFLGVRGCDLAAIATLDRVLGRPEYPDDAYLGRRRRIFVVAVNCTEPGGLCFCASMGTGPAAGPGYDLALTERPGGGAATYLVDVGSPDGADVLAAVPHRPAASGEIDRARADVEDASRKMGRRMPEADLRELLVASRESPQWEEVASRCLTCGNCTMVCPTCFCTSTEDVSDLTGEHAERWRHWASCFEFDFTYVHGGGSVRQSGASRYRHWLTHKLGTWHDQFGMSGCVGCGRCIAWCPTGIDITEEMNKMARDD, from the coding sequence GTGAGCGGGTACGGCGAAGGTCCCGGGGCCGCGGTGTTCGACGCGGCGGCATTGCATCGCCTCGTCGAGGTCCTGATCGGCCGCGGCTATCGCGTCATCGGTCCGACGTTGCGGGACAACGCGATCGTGCTGGCCGAGCTGGAGTCGGCCGCGGACCTGCCGCGCGGCTGGGGCGTCGACGTGGCCCCGGGGCATTACCGGCTGCGCCGGCGTGACGACGACGCGGCGTTCGGGCACTCCGCGGGCCCGCAGTCGTGGAAGCAGTTCCTGCACCCCCCGCGGCAGCGGCTGTGGGCCGGCACGCGGGACAGCTCCGCCGCGGCGGACGGCGAGGAGGCCCCGCGCTACGCGTTCCTCGGGGTCCGCGGGTGCGACCTGGCCGCGATCGCCACCCTCGATCGGGTGCTGGGCCGCCCGGAGTATCCCGACGACGCCTACCTCGGCCGCCGGCGCCGGATCTTCGTGGTGGCGGTGAACTGCACCGAACCCGGGGGGCTGTGCTTCTGCGCCTCGATGGGCACCGGCCCGGCCGCCGGGCCCGGCTACGACCTGGCGCTCACCGAACGCCCCGGCGGCGGCGCCGCGACGTACCTGGTCGACGTCGGCAGCCCCGACGGCGCCGACGTGCTCGCCGCGGTACCGCACCGGCCCGCCGCCAGCGGCGAAATCGACCGCGCGCGCGCCGATGTCGAGGACGCCAGCCGCAAGATGGGTCGCCGGATGCCCGAGGCCGATCTGCGGGAGCTACTGGTGGCCTCCCGCGAGTCGCCGCAGTGGGAGGAGGTGGCGAGCCGCTGCCTGACGTGCGGCAACTGCACGATGGTGTGCCCGACGTGCTTTTGCACCAGCACCGAGGACGTCAGCGACCTCACCGGCGAGCACGCCGAGCGGTGGCGGCACTGGGCGTCCTGCTTCGAGTTCGACTTCACCTACGTCCACGGCGGCGGCAGCGTGCGCCAGTCCGGCGCGTCGCGCTACCGCCACTGGCTGACCCACAAGCTGGGCACCTGGCACGACCAGTTCGGCATGTCGGGCTGCGTCGGCTGCGGGCGGTGCATCGCCTGGTGCCCCACCGGCATCGACATCACCGAAGAGATGAACAAGATGGCCCGCGATGACTGA
- a CDS encoding Acg family FMN-binding oxidoreductase → MSAHFPDAGTIRTVLTLASRAPSVHNTQPWGWRVDEASLHLYADENRQLPNTDPDGRDLILSCGAALHHCMVAFAAVGWRPKVTRLPNPADPSHLAAIQLSAHPADAVDIALAAAIPRRRTDRRHYSSWPVPVADIALMAARAARNGVTLCQVEDVEKLHEIVAQSVADHLNRDYMAELTTWSGRYASVAGVPARNTPAPDPASKIPGRLFAGPSLPMTPGASAADDNAVVLALGTRADDRVSQLRAGEATSAVLLTATSLGLASCPVTEPLETPVTRAEVRDDIFGGSVYPQMLLRVGWPPINADPLPATPRRELSEFVDWAFGPEKNVVE, encoded by the coding sequence ATGAGCGCGCATTTTCCGGATGCCGGCACGATCCGGACCGTTCTGACACTGGCCTCCCGAGCGCCCTCGGTGCACAACACGCAACCGTGGGGCTGGCGCGTCGACGAGGCGAGCCTGCACCTCTACGCCGACGAGAACCGGCAACTGCCCAACACCGACCCCGATGGCCGTGACCTGATCCTGAGTTGCGGTGCCGCGCTGCATCATTGCATGGTTGCCTTCGCGGCCGTCGGCTGGCGTCCCAAGGTCACCCGGCTGCCGAATCCGGCCGACCCCAGCCACCTCGCCGCCATCCAGCTGTCGGCCCATCCCGCCGACGCCGTCGACATCGCGCTCGCCGCGGCGATACCGCGCCGGCGCACCGACCGGCGCCACTACAGCTCCTGGCCGGTGCCGGTGGCCGACATCGCGCTGATGGCCGCGCGGGCGGCCCGCAACGGGGTCACGCTCTGCCAGGTCGAGGATGTCGAGAAGCTGCACGAGATCGTCGCGCAATCGGTGGCCGATCACCTGAACCGCGATTACATGGCCGAGCTGACCACCTGGAGCGGGCGCTACGCCTCGGTGGCCGGAGTGCCGGCCCGCAACACGCCGGCGCCCGACCCGGCGTCGAAGATCCCCGGCCGGCTCTTCGCCGGCCCGTCGCTGCCGATGACGCCGGGCGCCTCGGCGGCCGACGACAACGCCGTCGTGCTCGCGCTGGGTACCCGCGCCGACGACCGGGTGTCCCAGCTGCGCGCCGGCGAAGCGACCAGCGCGGTGCTGCTCACCGCGACGTCGCTGGGGCTGGCCAGCTGCCCGGTCACCGAACCGCTGGAAACCCCGGTCACCCGTGCGGAGGTCCGCGACGACATCTTCGGCGGCAGCGTCTACCCGCAGATGCTGCTGCGGGTCGGCTGGCCGCCGATCAACGCCGACCCGTTGCCGGCCACCCCGCGCCGCGAGCTCTCCGAGTTCGTCGACTGGGCTTTCGGACCCGAGAAGAACGTCGTCGAATAG
- a CDS encoding cation:proton antiporter, which produces MPGFDFGTLALLCAVGFAGPVLASLPRLRIPVVVGELAAGIVIGRTGFGLVDATYPTFALFANIGFALVMFVVGTHVRVRGGELRSMLPAAFGRAVAAGAVAVAVSVGLAAEFGIDHAALYAVLMASSSAALALPVIDSLRLRGPGVLAVTAQVALADTACIVLLPLVIDIRRLPEAAGGALAVTGGAVVLFVALRAIDRRGWRRRVHVYSEKRRFALELRTNLVVLFALAALAVHTHVSILLAGFALGLVIAVVGEPHRLARQLFGITEGFFSPLFFVWLGASLQVRELGSQPRFILLGICLGLGAVLAHGVGRLLGQPLTLGVLSAAQLGVPVAAATIGTQEHLLVAGEASALMLGALLTIAAATVAAALAARGQAPAAATPAAPPVPM; this is translated from the coding sequence GTGCCGGGGTTCGACTTCGGCACCCTGGCGTTGCTGTGCGCGGTCGGTTTCGCCGGCCCGGTGCTGGCCTCGCTGCCGCGGCTGCGGATCCCGGTGGTCGTCGGCGAGCTGGCCGCCGGGATCGTGATCGGCCGAACCGGTTTCGGGCTCGTCGACGCCACCTACCCGACGTTTGCGCTGTTCGCCAACATCGGCTTTGCGTTGGTCATGTTCGTGGTGGGCACCCACGTCCGCGTCCGCGGCGGCGAGCTGCGCTCGATGCTGCCGGCGGCGTTCGGCCGGGCGGTCGCGGCGGGCGCGGTCGCGGTGGCCGTCTCGGTCGGGCTGGCGGCCGAGTTCGGCATCGACCACGCGGCGCTCTACGCGGTCCTGATGGCCTCGTCGTCGGCGGCGCTGGCGCTGCCGGTGATCGATTCGTTGCGGTTGCGCGGGCCGGGGGTGCTGGCCGTGACCGCGCAGGTCGCCCTCGCCGACACCGCGTGTATCGTATTGCTGCCCTTGGTGATCGACATCCGGCGGTTGCCGGAGGCGGCGGGGGGCGCGCTGGCGGTCACCGGCGGCGCCGTCGTCCTGTTCGTGGCGTTGCGCGCCATCGACCGCAGGGGATGGCGCCGGCGCGTGCACGTCTATTCCGAGAAGCGCCGGTTCGCGCTGGAACTGCGGACCAACCTCGTCGTGTTGTTCGCGCTGGCCGCACTCGCCGTGCACACCCACGTGTCGATCCTGCTGGCCGGCTTCGCCCTGGGCCTGGTGATCGCGGTCGTCGGGGAACCACATCGGTTGGCGCGCCAGCTCTTCGGCATCACCGAGGGATTCTTCAGCCCGCTGTTCTTCGTCTGGCTGGGCGCCTCGTTGCAGGTTCGCGAGCTGGGCTCGCAGCCGCGGTTCATTCTGCTCGGCATCTGCCTGGGCCTGGGTGCCGTGCTGGCCCACGGCGTGGGGAGGTTGCTCGGCCAGCCGCTGACGCTGGGGGTGCTCTCGGCCGCGCAACTCGGCGTGCCGGTGGCCGCGGCCACGATCGGCACCCAGGAGCACCTGCTGGTGGCGGGGGAGGCGTCGGCCCTGATGCTCGGCGCGCTGCTCACGATCGCCGCCGCCACCGTCGCCGCGGCGCTGGCCGCCCGCGGGCAGGCGCCGGCCGCGGCGACACCGGCCGCGCCTCCCGTGCCTATGTGA
- a CDS encoding transposase, whose protein sequence is MGRRRFSAGFKASIALEVIEHSRAIADIARENNVSKQSVSR, encoded by the coding sequence ATGGGACGTCGCCGGTTCTCTGCCGGGTTCAAAGCCAGCATTGCACTGGAGGTTATCGAGCATTCCCGCGCGATCGCTGATATTGCACGCGAAAACAACGTTTCGAAACAGTCCGTCTCACGATAG
- a CDS encoding helix-turn-helix domain-containing protein, with translation MRDSDGRKLDHETLEALRKRAVEQVEAGEHPEKLAVTMGFHKNTVYGWLAKVRDGGKDALVAKPVSGRPPKLWS, from the coding sequence GTGCGCGATAGCGATGGCCGCAAGCTTGATCACGAGACGCTCGAAGCGCTGCGGAAGCGAGCAGTGGAGCAGGTCGAGGCGGGTGAACACCCCGAAAAGCTGGCCGTGACAATGGGGTTCCACAAGAACACGGTCTATGGATGGCTGGCCAAGGTACGCGACGGCGGCAAGGACGCGTTGGTGGCCAAGCCGGTTTCGGGTCGCCCACCCAAACTTTGGTCGTAG
- a CDS encoding IS630 family transposase has protein sequence MIVGSDPRQLSFGFALWTRSMIAELIRREFAITLREVSVGRLLHTMGLSPQRPLHRAYQQDPDAVQRWKREQFPAIRKAAKKAGATIYFGDEAGVRSDYHSGTTWAPAGHTPVVANTGARWSINMLSAVSAQGKLRFMVHDGKVNASVFIEFCKRLLRDAAAPLYLIVDGHPCHRAGATKEFVASTNGRLKLFFPRLLTRTQPRRVGM, from the coding sequence TTGATCGTGGGCAGCGATCCGCGCCAATTGTCGTTCGGGTTCGCGCTGTGGACCCGTTCGATGATCGCCGAGCTGATTCGCCGCGAGTTCGCGATTACCCTGCGCGAGGTCAGTGTGGGCCGGCTGCTGCACACGATGGGCCTGTCGCCGCAGCGGCCGTTGCATCGCGCCTACCAGCAGGATCCCGATGCGGTGCAACGCTGGAAGCGCGAGCAGTTCCCCGCGATTCGAAAGGCCGCCAAAAAAGCAGGCGCAACCATCTATTTCGGCGACGAGGCCGGAGTCCGCTCGGACTACCATTCCGGCACCACCTGGGCACCGGCCGGCCACACGCCGGTGGTAGCCAATACCGGCGCCCGCTGGAGCATCAACATGCTCTCGGCCGTCAGCGCTCAGGGCAAGCTGCGGTTCATGGTCCACGATGGCAAGGTCAACGCATCGGTGTTCATCGAGTTCTGCAAACGCCTGCTGCGCGACGCCGCCGCCCCGCTCTACCTGATCGTCGATGGCCACCCCTGCCACCGGGCCGGAGCCACCAAGGAATTCGTCGCCTCCACCAACGGCAGGCTCAAGTTATTCTTTCCCCGGCTACTCACCCGAACTCAACCTCGACGAGTGGGTATGTAA
- a CDS encoding IS3 family transposase, which yields MCADLPDEGWSVSVNTVAKIMREQGWVSRPKRHRRGNTRAGKGRWRAPDLVKREFAAQQLNGKWYGDGTEVPTDEGKLQLDSVLDMASRRIVGFAIGERHNSELAYGALSMAVAVRGGRHEVAGVIFHTDQGSEFTAKTFQAACRRCEIRQSMGRPGSALDNAVIESWHSTLEFELRMLEHFDTKDQARHALVAWIENYNADRRHSVTVLRLTSR from the coding sequence ATCTGCGCTGACCTTCCCGACGAGGGCTGGAGCGTCAGTGTCAACACCGTCGCCAAGATCATGCGTGAGCAGGGCTGGGTGTCTCGCCCCAAGCGGCACCGCCGCGGTAACACCCGGGCGGGCAAAGGCCGGTGGCGAGCACCTGACCTGGTTAAACGCGAATTCGCCGCACAACAGCTCAACGGCAAGTGGTACGGCGACGGTACCGAAGTGCCCACCGACGAGGGCAAGCTCCAGCTGGATTCGGTGCTCGACATGGCCTCACGGCGCATCGTCGGGTTCGCCATCGGTGAGCGCCACAACTCCGAGCTGGCCTACGGCGCGTTGTCCATGGCGGTCGCGGTGCGCGGCGGAAGACACGAGGTCGCCGGGGTCATATTCCACACCGACCAGGGCAGTGAATTCACCGCCAAGACGTTCCAGGCTGCTTGCCGACGTTGCGAGATCCGCCAGTCGATGGGCCGGCCGGGCTCGGCCCTGGACAACGCCGTGATCGAATCCTGGCATTCCACTTTGGAATTCGAGCTGCGCATGCTCGAACACTTCGACACCAAGGACCAAGCCCGACACGCACTGGTCGCCTGGATCGAGAACTACAACGCTGATCGTCGCCATTCGGTGACTGTTTTGCGTCTGACTTCGCGATAG
- a CDS encoding helix-turn-helix domain-containing protein: MSEANSGGDRSHRRPKRFLSPSQKYEIWLQLVRQEVTIAEAAANHQVDRTTIMRIRTIAKEGALATLAAAKPGAAARQRDYELDAAKAENARLSEALKEMAVRLTLVEGKGRWG, from the coding sequence ATGTCCGAAGCAAACTCTGGTGGCGACCGCTCGCACCGTCGCCCGAAGCGGTTCTTGAGCCCGTCGCAGAAGTACGAGATATGGCTGCAGCTGGTACGCCAGGAGGTGACGATCGCCGAGGCCGCCGCCAACCATCAGGTGGATCGCACGACGATCATGCGCATCCGCACGATCGCCAAGGAAGGTGCGCTGGCCACGCTGGCGGCAGCCAAGCCAGGCGCGGCGGCCCGCCAACGCGACTACGAACTCGATGCCGCCAAGGCCGAGAACGCGCGGCTGTCCGAGGCACTCAAGGAGATGGCCGTGCGGCTGACGTTGGTCGAGGGAAAAGGGCGCTGGGGCTAA
- a CDS encoding sulfotransferase family protein, translating to MAVEISGVTRCYEGGDGDDLITGAWLDTPQAGPVDRYAFEVNGWVISKAPVAEVEFVHEGIVVANCEMNISRPDVAEVYSSSSQVGFSKAIGTVSLASAFTIDVRVVFQDGGRRVIAEIRGTQQLTSGFSPSMQPIIVNTLGRSGSTWLMRMLAEHPDIIVHERFPYETYVCSYWMHFLQLLATPVGTSQVESSQFWTDPERLTLFPYCFGGYLGCSAPTEDLAVDRWYATDQVEEFARAAQAAVESFYREYAGSRKRRTPGFFAEKSVQQKGIQAGQYNWTMRQLYPRRREIFLLRDPRDTLASVLAFNARRGFDDFGRELVETDEQYIDVIRTRTLSFLQTWKSTSHRGTLIRYEDLVRSTTGRIRAMLDALGLDSSANIVDSMVRAGNEATADVNAHRTSSDGPSSIGRWKRDLEPRLQKICGEAFDGLLDEFDASSGSP from the coding sequence ATGGCGGTGGAGATATCCGGGGTCACCCGGTGCTATGAGGGTGGCGATGGAGACGACCTGATCACCGGTGCTTGGCTCGACACCCCGCAGGCGGGTCCGGTCGACAGATACGCCTTCGAAGTCAACGGTTGGGTCATAAGCAAGGCGCCGGTAGCCGAGGTGGAGTTCGTCCACGAGGGAATCGTGGTTGCGAACTGCGAGATGAATATTTCGCGGCCCGATGTGGCCGAAGTTTATAGCAGTTCGTCACAAGTGGGGTTCTCGAAGGCGATCGGAACCGTCAGCCTGGCATCAGCCTTCACCATTGACGTGAGGGTTGTTTTCCAGGATGGAGGCCGGCGCGTGATCGCGGAAATACGCGGCACGCAGCAGCTAACATCGGGCTTCAGCCCCTCCATGCAGCCAATCATCGTTAACACTCTTGGCCGATCAGGCAGCACTTGGCTGATGAGGATGCTCGCGGAGCATCCGGACATCATCGTCCATGAGCGATTTCCCTACGAGACGTATGTCTGCAGCTACTGGATGCACTTTCTACAATTGCTAGCCACACCCGTGGGCACCTCGCAGGTGGAATCCTCTCAATTTTGGACGGATCCAGAACGGCTAACCCTGTTTCCTTATTGCTTCGGCGGGTATCTCGGATGTTCGGCCCCAACGGAGGACCTGGCCGTCGACCGCTGGTACGCCACCGATCAGGTCGAGGAATTCGCCCGCGCGGCGCAGGCCGCCGTCGAGTCGTTTTACCGCGAGTACGCCGGCAGCAGAAAACGCAGGACCCCCGGCTTCTTCGCGGAGAAGAGCGTCCAGCAGAAGGGCATTCAAGCAGGCCAATACAACTGGACAATGCGGCAGCTTTACCCCCGCCGCCGGGAGATATTCCTCCTCCGGGATCCGAGGGACACCCTGGCCTCGGTACTAGCCTTCAATGCTCGGCGCGGCTTCGATGACTTTGGTCGTGAGCTGGTGGAAACGGATGAACAATACATCGATGTCATCCGCACGCGTACGCTGTCATTTCTACAAACGTGGAAGTCCACATCACATCGCGGCACGCTAATCCGCTATGAGGACCTGGTACGGTCGACCACCGGCCGAATTCGCGCAATGCTCGACGCCTTGGGATTGGACTCGTCAGCGAATATCGTCGACTCAATGGTAAGGGCTGGGAATGAAGCCACCGCTGATGTTAATGCACATCGAACATCTTCTGATGGTCCGTCATCGATCGGCCGCTGGAAGCGGGATCTTGAACCACGGCTGCAAAAGATCTGCGGCGAGGCGTTCGACGGCTTACTCGACGAATTTGACGCCAGTTCGGGTTCGCCTTGA
- a CDS encoding methyltransferase domain-containing protein, whose amino-acid sequence MTASFDRAAILTKNLKLEKQGLEIGPLDNPIVPKKGTRVLYADHLPTDKLRDKYRGDQFVRNDNIQGVDIVFGPSGVKDAVGSRRFSYVLASHVIEHIPNPLGWFNEIYGFMEPGGILSLAIPDKRYCFDRLRGLTTATDWIGAWLQEATMPTPVQILDALSNEVSHNGNGIWQDNVDPHDLTRVCDPREALRVAVEVLESGEYRDVHCWVFTPRSFCNLLRRLSVFGLLNFYVANFHDSVGHEFFIQLQKPEKFQWSEQIASIPLFREGRYKALPEDFDPKYYLSHYPDVMQARVDPADHYVEYGRFEGRAVCDATGPRTGAPNAQVPAAQ is encoded by the coding sequence ATGACCGCGTCCTTTGACCGCGCCGCTATTCTCACCAAAAACCTGAAGCTCGAGAAGCAAGGGTTGGAAATTGGCCCATTGGATAATCCAATAGTGCCCAAGAAAGGTACGCGCGTTTTATATGCCGATCACTTGCCTACAGATAAGTTGCGTGACAAGTATCGTGGCGACCAATTCGTCAGAAATGACAACATCCAAGGTGTGGACATCGTCTTCGGCCCCTCGGGCGTTAAGGATGCAGTCGGATCGCGCCGATTCAGCTACGTTCTTGCCTCCCATGTGATCGAACACATCCCGAACCCGCTGGGTTGGTTCAATGAAATCTACGGTTTCATGGAGCCTGGGGGAATCCTCTCGCTTGCAATACCAGATAAGCGTTATTGTTTTGACCGGCTACGCGGACTTACTACCGCAACCGATTGGATTGGTGCATGGCTGCAGGAAGCGACAATGCCAACCCCCGTACAGATTCTGGACGCGCTATCTAATGAAGTAAGCCACAACGGCAACGGAATTTGGCAGGATAACGTCGACCCACACGACTTGACACGCGTGTGCGATCCACGTGAAGCTCTGAGGGTAGCGGTTGAGGTGTTGGAATCTGGCGAGTACCGGGACGTACATTGTTGGGTATTCACTCCAAGGTCATTTTGCAATCTTCTCCGCCGGCTGAGCGTGTTTGGCCTCCTCAATTTCTATGTGGCTAATTTTCACGACAGCGTGGGCCACGAGTTTTTTATCCAGTTGCAAAAGCCCGAAAAGTTCCAGTGGTCGGAACAGATTGCGTCTATTCCATTATTTCGCGAAGGGCGCTACAAGGCGCTTCCCGAAGACTTCGATCCTAAGTACTATCTGTCCCATTACCCAGATGTCATGCAAGCGCGCGTCGATCCCGCGGACCATTACGTCGAATACGGTCGTTTCGAAGGCCGTGCGGTGTGTGACGCTACCGGCCCACGCACCGGAGCGCCCAACGCGCAGGTGCCGGCTGCGCAGTGA